One genomic segment of Theobroma cacao cultivar B97-61/B2 chromosome 6, Criollo_cocoa_genome_V2, whole genome shotgun sequence includes these proteins:
- the LOC18596233 gene encoding cytochrome P450 71A1, with protein METPSWASYLAAWLATIALVLLSLRLRRRRKLNLPPGPKPWPIIGNLNLIGSLPHRSIHALSQKYGPIMQLRFGSFPVIVGSSVEMAKAILRTHDVAFAGRPKIAAGKYTTYNYSDITWSPYGPYWRQARKMCLTELFSAKRLESYEYIRREEMNLLLKGLCNLSGSPICLKDHLSSLSLNVISRMVLGKKYTEGTGENEIVTPKEFKEMLDELFLLNGVLDIGDSIPWLSFLDLQGYIKRMKALSKKFDRFLEHVLDEHNARRKGVKDYVAKDMVDVLLQLADDPHLDVKLERHGVKAFSQDLIAGGTESSAVTVEWAISELLKKPEIFAKATEELDRVIGRDRWVEENDIANLPYVNSIAKETMRLHPVAPMLVPRLAREDCQLAGYDIPKDTRVLVNVWTIGRDPTLWDNPDEFCPDRFIGKAIDVKGHDFELLPFGAGRRMCPGYPLGIKVIQASLANLLHGFTWKLPGNMAKEDLNMEEIFGLSTPKKFPLEAVAQPRLPLHMYSQ; from the exons ATGGAAACTCCGTCTTGGGCTTCTTACTTAGCAGCATGGCTTGCCACAATAGCCCTCGTCCTCCTCTCCCTCCGTCTCCGCCGTCGCCGTAAATTAAACTTGCCGCCGGGTCCAAAGCCCTGGCCCATAATCGGCAACCTCAACCTCATCGGCTCGCTTCCCCACCGATCCATCCATGCCCTTTCCCAAAAATACGGGCCCATCATGCAACTTCGGTTCGGGTCATTCCCCGTTATCGTGGGCTCTTCTGTTGAAATGGCCAAGGCCATTCTTAGAACTCATGATGTTGCCTTCGCTGGCCGGCCTAAAATTGCTGCAGGCAAATATACTACTTACAATTACTCTGACATTACATGGTCGCCGTACGGCCCGTATTGGCGTCAAGCACGTAAAATGTGCCTAACGGAACTTTTTAGTGCGAAACGCCTGGAGTCATACGAGTATATCCgaagagaagaaatgaatTTGTTGCTAAAAGGCTTGTGCAACTTATCCGGTTCCCCGATTTGTTTGAAAGATCATCTTTCGAGTTTGAGTCTTAACGTAATCAGTAGGATGGTGTTGGGGAAAAAATACACGGAGGGGACTGGTGAAAATGAGATTGTCACCCCAAAGGAGTTCAAGGAGATGCTTGACGAGTTGTTCCTGCTTAACGGGGTGCTGGATATAGGCGACTCGATTCCCTGGCTCAGTTTCCTGGATTTGCAAGGTTATATTAAGAGAATGAAGGCCCTGAGCAAGAAGTTCGACAGATTCTTGGAGCACGTTTTGGATGAACATAATGCTAGGAGAAAAGGGGTCAAAGATTATGTTGCTAAGGATATGGTGGATGTGCTTTTGCAGCTTGCTGATGATCCCCATCTTGATGTCAAGCTTGAAAGGCATGGTGTTAAGGCATTTAGTCAG GATTTGATAGCTGGTGGAACCGAGAGTTCAGCAGTGACCGTAGAATGGGCAATTTCGGAGCTTTTGAAAAAGCCAGAAATTTTTGCAAAGGCCACGGAAGAACTAGACAGGGTAATCGGCAGAGATAGATGGGTAGAAGAAAACGACATTGCGAACCTACCCTACGTCAACTCAATTGCTAAAGAGACTATGCGTTTGCACCCTGTGGCACCCATGCTGGTGCCTCGCCTTGCTCGAGAAGACTGCCAACTAGCTGGTTATGACATTCCTAAGGACACTAGAGTTCTTGTAAACGTATGGACAATCGGGAGAGACCCTACTCTTTGGGACAACCCCGATGAATTTTGCCCCGACAGATTCATTGGGAAGGCTATCGATGTCAAAGGTCATGATTTTGAGCTGTTGCCGTTTGGGGCTGGAAGGAGGATGTGCCCTGGATATCCTCTCGGGATTAAGGTCATTCAAGCAAGTTTGGCTAATCTTTTACATGGGTTTACTTGGAAATTGCCTGGAAACATGGCAAAAGAAGATCTCAATATGGAGGAAATTTTCGGGCTTTCCACCCCTAAAAAATTCCCACTTGAGGCTGTGGCACAGCCTAGGCTCCCACTTCACATGTACTCTCAGTGA
- the LOC18596234 gene encoding linoleate 13S-lipoxygenase 3-1, chloroplastic, with amino-acid sequence MALAKEMMGRSLIERSSFLSSSKVFLNCTSTTFQRKQNQFLVNPVLLPLEQRRVRLRKVAKPPVAAISEDLIKAVPDQKEKAVKFKVRAAVTVRNKNKEDFKETLVKHLDAFTDKIGRNVVLELISTEEDPKTKGPKKSSEAVLKDWSKKANVKAERVHYTAEFIVDSNFGVPGAITVTNKHQKEFFLESITIEGFACGPVHFPCNSWVQSKKDHPGKRIFFSNQPYLPSETPKGLKALREKELRDLRGNGKGARKLSDRIYDFNVYNDLGNPDRGNEFARPTLGGEKIPYPRRCRTGRPPTETDIQAESRVEKPLPTYVPRDEQFEESKQNTFSAGRLRAVLHNLLPQLKASISAYNRDINSFADIDGLYKEGLLLKLGLQEEFVKNLPLPKMVSKIQESSEGLLKFETPKVVSKDKFAWLRDDEFARQALAGVNPVNIERLATFPPVSKLDPEIYGPQESALKEEHIVGQLNGMTVKQALEENKLFIVDYHDIYLPFLDRINALDGQKSYGTRTIFFLTPSGTLKPIAIELSLPPTAPRSRSKRVVTPPVDATTNWIWQLAKAHVCSNDAGVHQLVNHWLRTHACMEPFILAAHRQLSAMHPIFKLLDPHMRYTLEINSVARQTLISADGVIESCFTPGRYCMEMSAAAYRSHWRFDKEGLPADLIRRGIAEPDPTQPHGVKLLIEDYPYASDGLLIWNAIENWVRTYVNRYYPNSSVISNDKELQSWYHESIHVGHADISHEDWWPTLNTADDLVSILTTIIWLASAQHAALNFGQYPYGGYVPNHPPLMRRLIPEENDPEYANFLADPQKYFLSALPSLLQATKYMAVVDTLSTHSPDEEYLGERQQPSIWSGDAEIIEASFGFSAEIRRIEKEIEKRNADPSLKNRCGAGVISYELLAPSSGPGVTCRGVPNSVSI; translated from the exons ATGGCACTGGCTAAAGAAATGATGGGTCGTTCCTTGATTGAGAGATCATCATTTCTATCTTCATCAAAAGTGTTTCTGAATTGTACTAGTACCACTTTCCAACGCAAGCAGAACCAGTTCTTGGTTAACCCTGTCTTGCTTCCATTGGAGCAAAGGAGGGTACGTTTGAGGAAAGTTGCCAAGCCTCCCGTGGCTGCTATTAGTGAAGATTTGATAAAGGCTGTGCCtgatcaaaaggaaaaagcgGTTAAATTTAAGGTCAGAGCTGCCGTGACGGTCAGGAATAAGAACAAGGAAGACTTTAAAGAGACTTTGGTTAAGCATTTGGATGCTTTCACCGACAAGATCGGAAGGAATGTTGTTTTGGAACTCATTAGCACTGAAGAAGATCCTA AAACCAAGGGTCCAAAGAAAAGCAGCGAGGCAGTGCTGAAGGATTGGTCCAAGAAAGCGAACGTTAAAGCTGAGAGGGTCCATTACACTGCTGAATTTATTGTGGACTCCAACTTTGGGGTACCAGGGGCTATCACAGTGACAAACAAGCACCAAAAGGAGTTTTTCCTAGAGAGCATCACCATTGAAGGATTTGCCTGCGGTCCAGTGCATTTTCCTTGCAACTCCTGGGTACAATCCAAGAAAGATCATCCTGGAAAAAGGATATTCTTCTCTAATCAG CCTTATTTACCGAGCGAGACACCCAAAGGTCTTAAAGCACTAAGAGAGAAGGAGCTAAGGGATCTCAGGGGCAATGGCAAAGGAGCCAGAAAACTCTCAGACAGGATTTACGACTTCAATGTGTACAATGACTTGGGAAATCCAGACAGGGGAAATGAATTTGCTAGGCCAACGCTTGGAGGTGAAAAAATTCCTTACCCAAGACGGTGTCGTACAGGGCGTCCTCCAACTGAAACCG ACATTCAAGCAGAGAGCCGAGTTGAGAAGCCATTGCCGACGTATGTGCCTAGAGATGAACAATTTGAGGAGTCAAAGCAGAATACTTTCTCTGCCGGGAGGCTTAGAGCAGTGCTTCACAACTTGCTCCCGCAATTAAAAGCCAGCATTTCAGCCTATAACCGCGACATAAACTCCTTTGCTGACATCGATGGCCTTTACAAAGAAGGGCTCCTCCTCAAATTAGGTTTACAAGAGGAATTCGTGAAGAACCTTCCACTACCAAAAATGGTCAGCAAAATACAAGAATCTAGCGAAGGACTCCTCAAATTTGAAACCCCCAAAGTAGTTTCCA AGGACAAGTTTGCTTGGTTGCGAGATGACGAATTTGCCCGTCAAGCATTGGCAGGTGTCAACCCTGTCAACATCGAGAGACTTGCAACTTTTCCACCAGTGAGCAAGCTCGACCCTGAAATCTATGGTCCACAGGAATCTGCCCTCAAGGAAGAACACATCGTGGGCCAGCTCAATGGCATGACTGTAAAACAg GCTTTGGAAGAAAACAAGCTGTTTATTGTGGATTATCATGACATTTACCTACCATTTCTTGATCGGATTAATGCACTTGATGGGCAAAAATCATATGGTACTCGTACCATATTTTTCTTGACTCCTAGCGGAACTTTGAAGCCAATCGCAATAGAACTAAGCCTCCCACCCACTGCACCACGTTCACGATCCAAGCGTGTTGTCACGCCTCCTGTCGATGCAACTACCAATTGGATTTGGCAGTTGGCTAAGGCTCACGTTTGCTCTAACGACGCCGGAGTTCACCAATTGGTTAACCACTG GTTACGTACACATGCATGCATGGAGCCATTTATACTTGCGGCGCATAGGCAATTGAGCGCAATGCACCCAATTTTTAAGCTTTTGGATCCACATATGAGATATACACTAGAGATCAATTCTGTAGCTCGCCAAACCTTGATCAGCGCGGATGGTGTTATCGAGTCTTGCTTCACTCCCGGTCGCTACTGCATGGAGATGAGTGCTGCCGCCTACCGGAGCCATTGGCGCTTTGACAAGGAGGGCCTACCTGCTGATCTAATTCGCAG GGGAATTGCGGAACCTGACCCAACACAGCCACATGGTGTAAAGCTCCTAATCGAAGACTACCCATACGCCTCGGACGGGCTGCTTATTTGGAACGCGATTGAGAATTGGGTTCGAACCTACGTGAACCGATACTACCCAAATTCAAGCGTGATAAGCAATGACAAAGAGCTACAATCCTGGTACCATGAGTCCATCCACGTAGGCCACGCCGATATCAGCCACGAGGACTGGTGGCCTACGTTGAACACCGCTGACGACCTAGTCTCCATCCTCACCACCATCATTTGGCTTGCATCCGCCCAACACGCTGCACTCAATTTCGGACAGTACCCTTACGGTGGTTATGTGCCTAACCACCCACCTCTAATGAGAAGATTAATACCCGAAGAAAATGACCCAGAGTATGCTAATTTCCTAGCTGATCCACAAAAATATTTCCTATCAGCATTGCCAAGTTTATTACAAGCTACGAAATACATGGCCGTGGTCGACACCTTGTCCACGCACTCGCCCGACGAGGAGTACCTGGGGGAAAGACAGCAACCATCGATTTGGTCCGGTGATGCTGAGATAATTGAGGCATCTTTCGGATTTTCCGCGGAGATCCGACGGATAGAAAAGGAGATTGAGAAAAGGAATGCTGACCCTAGCCTCAAGAACCGGTGTGGAGCTGGGGTGATATCGTATGAGCTACTTGCACCTAGCTCAGGCCCTGGGGTAACATGCAGGGGAGTACCCAACAGTGTTTCAATATGA